A stretch of the Azorhizobium caulinodans ORS 571 genome encodes the following:
- a CDS encoding aliphatic sulfonate ABC transporter substrate-binding protein, which yields MTGFLPTRRALMAAALGLMAASLPARAEAPKEIRIDWATYNPVSLVLKDQKLLEQEFAKDGITIRWVQSAGSNKALEFLNAGSLDFGSTAGAAALIGKINGNPIKSVYVYSRPEWTALVTRPDTGIKTVADLKGKTVAVTRGTDPHIFLVRALAANGLTEKDVKLVLLQHADGRLALQRKDVDAWAGLDPIMASAEVEDGAVLFFRKPEDNTWGVLNVREDFAKANPDIVKRVLATYEKARLWSVQHPKDLSAALVSATKLPEPVIARQLERTDLSFGPIGKAQKDTILAAGEALQKAGVVAADVNVPAQADALIDGQYLIVGQ from the coding sequence ATGACCGGCTTCCTGCCCACCCGCCGCGCCCTCATGGCCGCCGCCCTCGGCCTCATGGCCGCCAGCCTGCCCGCCCGCGCCGAGGCGCCCAAGGAGATCCGCATCGACTGGGCGACCTATAATCCGGTCTCCCTCGTGCTCAAGGACCAGAAACTGCTGGAGCAGGAATTCGCGAAAGACGGCATCACCATCCGCTGGGTGCAGTCCGCCGGCTCCAACAAGGCGCTGGAATTCCTCAATGCCGGCTCGCTGGACTTCGGCTCGACCGCTGGCGCGGCGGCGCTGATCGGCAAGATCAACGGCAACCCCATCAAGTCCGTCTATGTCTATTCCCGTCCGGAATGGACGGCGCTGGTGACCCGGCCGGACACCGGCATCAAGACCGTCGCCGACCTCAAGGGCAAGACGGTCGCGGTGACCCGCGGCACCGATCCGCACATCTTCCTCGTGCGGGCGCTCGCCGCCAACGGCCTCACGGAGAAGGACGTGAAGCTGGTGCTGCTCCAGCACGCGGACGGGCGCCTCGCCCTCCAGCGCAAGGATGTGGACGCCTGGGCGGGCCTCGATCCCATCATGGCCTCGGCCGAGGTGGAGGACGGCGCCGTGCTCTTCTTCCGCAAGCCCGAAGACAACACCTGGGGCGTGCTGAACGTGCGCGAAGATTTCGCCAAGGCGAACCCGGACATCGTGAAGCGCGTGCTCGCCACCTATGAGAAGGCGCGCCTCTGGTCGGTGCAGCATCCCAAGGATCTGTCCGCCGCGCTCGTCTCGGCCACCAAGCTGCCCGAGCCGGTCATCGCCCGGCAGCTTGAGCGCACGGATCTCTCCTTCGGCCCCATCGGCAAGGCGCAGAAGGACACCATCCTCGCCGCCGGCGAAGCGCTCCAGAAGGCGGGCGTCGTCGCCGCCGACGTCAACGTGCCGGCGCAGGCGGATGCGCTCATCGACGGCCAGTATCTCATCGTGGGGCAGTGA
- a CDS encoding ABC transporter permease, with amino-acid sequence MTLSQAETFSGAAGRAAATPRRTTGWRRWRFALGLLLPVGLALVWEFAVRSGLAQGRLLPPPSRIAEALYGLARSGELAPHIAATLQRIAAGFALGVVAGTALGALSGASGLARTIVDPTLQGLRAIPSIAWVPLFILWLGIFEASKVTLIAVGVFFPVYLGTLGAVMAVDRKIIEVGQVFLFSGPTMVRRILLPAILPHYVTALRAGLGLGWMFVVAAEFMGASEGLGYLLLDGQQLGKPDQIVAAILVFAVLGKATDTLLLTLTRPLLKGYDLDA; translated from the coding sequence GTGACCCTGTCGCAGGCCGAGACCTTCTCCGGAGCGGCCGGGCGCGCGGCCGCCACCCCGCGCCGGACAACCGGCTGGCGGCGCTGGCGGTTCGCGCTCGGCCTGCTGCTTCCGGTGGGCCTCGCTCTGGTCTGGGAATTCGCGGTGCGCAGCGGCCTGGCGCAGGGCCGCCTCCTGCCGCCGCCGAGCCGGATCGCCGAAGCACTCTATGGCCTCGCGCGCTCCGGCGAGCTGGCGCCGCACATCGCTGCCACGCTCCAGCGCATCGCCGCCGGCTTTGCGCTGGGCGTCGTGGCGGGCACGGCGCTGGGAGCCCTCTCCGGCGCCTCGGGTCTTGCCCGCACCATCGTCGACCCCACGCTTCAGGGCCTGCGGGCCATCCCCTCCATTGCGTGGGTGCCGCTATTCATCCTGTGGCTCGGCATCTTCGAGGCCTCCAAGGTCACGCTCATCGCGGTGGGCGTGTTCTTCCCGGTCTATCTCGGCACGCTCGGCGCGGTGATGGCCGTGGACCGCAAGATCATCGAGGTGGGGCAGGTCTTCCTCTTCTCCGGCCCCACCATGGTCCGCCGCATCCTGCTGCCGGCCATCCTGCCCCATTATGTCACCGCGCTGCGCGCCGGCCTCGGGCTCGGCTGGATGTTTGTGGTGGCCGCCGAATTCATGGGTGCCTCCGAGGGGCTGGGCTACCTGCTGCTGGATGGCCAGCAACTGGGCAAGCCGGACCAGATCGTCGCGGCCATTCTCGTGTTCGCCGTGCTCGGCAAGGCCACCGACACGCTCCTCCTCACCCTCACCCGCCCTCTGCTGAAGGGCTACGACCTCGACGCCTGA
- a CDS encoding acyl-CoA dehydrogenase family protein codes for MNQIASPPRPTFSGPLSHRSPELKDLFAFIAAGAAERDRERIHPYEVFDLIRSARLGALRLRPEDGGPGASLRELFEVVIALAAADPNIAHSLRNHYAFVERYPLSRRASHRKKWADVTASGAIVGLASTELTSPRVGASPFETKLVPEGNGFRLTGTKYYSTGTLYADYVQVRAAGPDDAVLTAIIPTTREGIERIDDWDGAGQRLTGSGTTHFHNVRVEADEIEPDSLTTGYGVPHSNSLAQLLVTATVAGILRNILTDSVALLNSRKDRHFYFAQTERVADDPLLQQIIGQLSANAYAAEVLILAAADAHDLVFQARERGEPDAELAHQASLAASKAKLIVDDLTIRGGSQLFDVAGASATRRAKNLDRHWRNARTLASHNPAALKARAIGDYELHGTWLPEKGFF; via the coding sequence GTGAACCAGATCGCCTCGCCACCGCGCCCCACCTTCTCCGGCCCGCTGAGCCATCGCTCGCCGGAGCTGAAGGACCTCTTCGCCTTCATCGCCGCAGGCGCAGCGGAGCGCGACCGCGAGCGCATCCACCCCTATGAGGTGTTCGATCTCATCCGCAGCGCCCGCCTCGGCGCGCTGCGCCTGCGGCCAGAGGACGGCGGGCCCGGCGCCAGCCTGCGGGAGCTGTTCGAGGTGGTGATCGCGCTTGCCGCCGCCGACCCCAACATCGCCCATTCCCTGCGCAATCATTATGCCTTCGTGGAGCGCTATCCCCTCTCACGCCGCGCGTCCCACCGCAAGAAGTGGGCGGATGTGACCGCCAGCGGCGCCATCGTCGGCCTCGCCAGCACGGAGTTGACCAGCCCGCGCGTCGGTGCCAGCCCCTTCGAGACGAAGCTGGTGCCGGAGGGCAACGGCTTCCGCCTGACGGGCACGAAATATTACAGCACCGGCACGCTCTATGCGGACTATGTGCAGGTGCGCGCCGCCGGCCCGGATGACGCCGTGCTCACCGCCATCATCCCCACCACCCGCGAGGGCATCGAGCGGATCGACGACTGGGACGGTGCCGGCCAGCGCCTCACCGGCTCCGGCACCACGCACTTCCACAATGTGCGGGTGGAGGCGGATGAGATCGAGCCGGACAGCCTGACGACCGGCTATGGCGTGCCGCACAGCAACAGCCTGGCCCAGCTCCTCGTTACGGCCACCGTCGCCGGCATCCTGCGCAACATCCTCACGGACTCGGTGGCGCTCTTGAACAGCCGCAAGGACCGCCACTTCTATTTCGCCCAGACCGAGCGGGTGGCGGACGACCCGCTGCTCCAGCAGATCATCGGCCAGCTCTCGGCCAATGCCTATGCGGCCGAGGTACTGATCCTCGCCGCCGCCGACGCCCATGATCTGGTGTTCCAGGCCCGCGAGCGGGGCGAGCCGGACGCGGAACTGGCCCATCAGGCCTCGCTTGCCGCCTCCAAGGCGAAGCTGATCGTGGACGACCTCACCATTCGCGGCGGCAGCCAGCTGTTCGATGTGGCCGGCGCCTCCGCCACCCGGCGTGCGAAGAATCTCGACCGCCACTGGCGCAACGCCCGTACCCTCGCCTCCCACAACCCCGCCGCCCTCAAGGCGCGGGCAATCGGCGACTATGAGCTGCACGGCACGTGGCTGCCGGAGAAGGGCTTCTTCTGA
- a CDS encoding c-type cytochrome, with protein MRPETRRPLLLAAALTLATTGVAYTAPLGIGHPATQAEIALWDIDVRADGTGLPPGRGSVAQGREIFAQTCSACHGEKGQGAEADALAGGKGTLATAKPVKTVGSFWPYAATLFDYVNRAMPFTAPQSLSPNEVYAVSAYVLFLNGLVPEDASLDAKSLPKVAMPNRNGFTSDPRPDIPPVARN; from the coding sequence ATGCGGCCTGAGACCAGACGCCCCCTTCTTCTCGCCGCCGCGCTCACGCTTGCCACCACCGGCGTGGCATACACAGCGCCGCTCGGCATCGGCCATCCGGCGACGCAGGCGGAGATCGCCTTGTGGGACATCGACGTGCGCGCCGATGGCACCGGCCTGCCGCCTGGGCGGGGCAGCGTCGCGCAGGGGCGGGAGATCTTCGCCCAGACCTGTTCCGCCTGCCACGGCGAGAAAGGGCAGGGCGCGGAGGCGGACGCGCTGGCCGGCGGCAAGGGCACGCTGGCCACCGCCAAGCCGGTGAAGACGGTGGGCAGCTTCTGGCCCTATGCCGCGACGCTGTTTGATTATGTGAACCGCGCCATGCCCTTCACCGCGCCGCAGTCGCTCTCGCCGAACGAGGTCTATGCGGTCTCGGCCTATGTGCTCTTCCTCAACGGCCTCGTGCCGGAGGATGCGAGCCTCGACGCCAAGAGCCTGCCCAAGGTCGCCATGCCCAATCGCAACGGCTTCACCAGCGATCCGCGCCCCGACATCCCGCCGGTGGCGCGCAACTGA
- the soxC gene encoding sulfite dehydrogenase, with protein sequence MSVASSGGRLGRRQFLSGAAAGLVAGAAGPAAAQQGSGPLQVPVWTREQGEGIASPAYGVPSAFEKSVIRKPRTPPKFPTAASTGTPLQHLHGIITPAGLHYERHHAGVPAIDPEQHRLVIHGLVERPLILTMNDIARFPSVSRLWFLECSGNTPQWTGGSAKWTVQETHGLISCSEWTGVRLSTLLDEVGLKPEARWVLAEGADGAAMTRSIPLDVVLDEALVAYAQNGEHLRPEQGYPLRLVLPGIEGNMSIKWLRRLKVGDQPFQSREETSKYTDLMPDGTARQFTFVMETKSVITSPSGGHQLREKGFYEIRGLAWSGRGRIRSVDVSTDGGATWRPAELQEPVLSRCLTRFRVPWTWDGGPALLQSRAVDETGYVQPSRQQLVDVRGVNSQYHFNGIQTWKVAPSGEVTNAA encoded by the coding sequence ATGTCTGTTGCGTCTTCCGGCGGCCGCCTCGGCCGCCGCCAGTTTCTGAGCGGTGCCGCTGCCGGCCTCGTGGCGGGTGCCGCCGGCCCTGCAGCCGCGCAGCAGGGCTCAGGTCCGCTTCAGGTGCCTGTCTGGACGCGGGAGCAGGGTGAGGGCATCGCTTCACCCGCCTATGGCGTGCCCTCGGCCTTCGAGAAGAGCGTGATCCGCAAGCCGCGCACGCCGCCCAAATTCCCGACCGCCGCCTCCACCGGCACACCGTTGCAGCATCTGCACGGCATCATTACCCCGGCCGGCCTGCATTATGAGCGCCACCATGCTGGCGTGCCGGCCATAGACCCGGAGCAGCATCGCCTCGTCATCCATGGCCTTGTGGAGCGCCCGCTCATCCTGACCATGAACGATATCGCGCGCTTTCCGTCCGTCTCGCGCCTCTGGTTTCTGGAGTGCTCCGGCAATACGCCGCAATGGACCGGCGGCAGCGCCAAATGGACCGTGCAGGAGACCCACGGCCTCATCTCGTGCAGCGAGTGGACCGGCGTTCGGCTCTCCACCCTGCTCGATGAAGTGGGCCTGAAGCCGGAGGCCCGCTGGGTGCTGGCGGAAGGCGCGGACGGCGCCGCCATGACGCGCTCCATCCCGCTCGATGTGGTGCTGGATGAGGCATTAGTCGCCTATGCGCAGAATGGCGAGCATCTGCGCCCCGAGCAGGGTTATCCGCTGCGCCTCGTGCTGCCCGGCATCGAGGGCAACATGAGCATCAAGTGGCTGCGCCGCCTCAAGGTGGGCGACCAGCCGTTCCAGAGCCGTGAGGAAACGTCCAAATACACGGACCTGATGCCCGACGGCACGGCGCGGCAGTTCACCTTCGTCATGGAGACGAAGTCGGTCATCACCTCGCCTTCCGGCGGCCACCAGTTGCGGGAGAAGGGTTTCTATGAAATCCGGGGCCTCGCCTGGTCCGGGCGCGGGCGCATCCGCAGCGTCGATGTCAGCACCGACGGCGGCGCCACATGGCGGCCGGCAGAATTGCAGGAGCCGGTGCTCTCCCGCTGCCTCACCCGCTTCCGCGTGCCCTGGACCTGGGATGGCGGGCCAGCCCTTCTCCAGAGCCGCGCGGTCGACGAGACCGGCTATGTGCAGCCGAGCCGCCAGCAGCTCGTGGACGTGCGCGGCGTCAATTCCCAATACCATTTCAACGGCATCCAGACCTGGAAGGTGGCGCCGTCCGGCGAGGTGACCAATGCGGCCTGA
- a CDS encoding ABC transporter permease codes for MTAPLVETVPVASAPWLSPRLRRGLVLPLLLLITWEASSHLRLVDPRFLPPLEAIAITGWEEIWSGDLFLHLGASLARNLTGFAIGSVLGIAFGLLLGLSPLAARIAGPSFHAAKQIAVLAWIPIISVWFGFAETAKVVFVAVAAFVPVALNTIEGVASAPKALVEVSDVLTFSRRQRIRRVYLPSALPSILTGIHLGLIYAWLATVAAEYFMTVGPGIGGLIIAGRERFQMELVMLGVVILGAVGFLLNHIATLIEARLLRWRA; via the coding sequence ATGACCGCGCCCCTCGTTGAAACCGTCCCAGTGGCCTCCGCTCCCTGGCTCTCGCCGCGCCTGCGCCGCGGGCTCGTCCTGCCGCTGCTGCTGCTCATCACCTGGGAGGCGTCCAGCCACCTACGGCTGGTGGACCCGCGTTTCCTGCCGCCACTGGAGGCCATCGCCATCACCGGCTGGGAGGAGATCTGGAGCGGCGATCTCTTCCTGCATCTGGGCGCGAGCCTTGCCCGCAATCTCACCGGCTTTGCCATTGGCTCTGTGCTAGGCATCGCCTTCGGCCTGCTGCTTGGCCTCTCGCCGCTCGCTGCGCGCATCGCCGGGCCGAGCTTCCATGCGGCCAAGCAGATCGCGGTGCTGGCCTGGATCCCCATCATCTCGGTGTGGTTCGGCTTTGCCGAGACGGCGAAGGTGGTGTTCGTGGCGGTTGCCGCCTTCGTGCCGGTGGCGCTCAACACCATCGAGGGCGTGGCGAGCGCGCCCAAGGCGCTGGTGGAAGTCAGCGACGTGCTCACCTTCTCCCGCCGGCAACGCATCCGGCGCGTCTATCTGCCCTCCGCGCTGCCCTCCATCCTCACCGGTATCCATCTCGGCCTCATCTACGCCTGGCTCGCCACCGTGGCGGCGGAATATTTCATGACCGTCGGCCCCGGCATCGGCGGGCTCATCATCGCCGGGCGCGAGCGCTTCCAGATGGAGCTGGTGATGCTGGGCGTCGTCATCCTCGGCGCGGTCGGTTTCCTCCTCAATCACATTGCGACCCTCATCGAGGCGCGCCTGCTGCGCTGGCGTGCCTGA
- a CDS encoding ABC transporter permease, whose protein sequence is MAVLDLPRQAAPHPVSWRRLRPVLAGLRDFAIALALPAVILILWAIGSAYQLVPQQILPPPVYVWENFRDMLASGELLQHASISAARVAGGFVLGASLGLLLGIAMGLSEKVDDYVRPLFTAIAQVPTLGWIPLLMLFLGIGEALKIVIIAKAALVPMVLNTSAGIRGVSKAYLEVADVFAFTRWQKLRRLILPAAVPPIFTGIRYSLTKAWTALVAVELLASAEGLGYLLVWGRQMFWLDTMIVAMVIIGLVGFAMDKLLALVEARLQSWRIDA, encoded by the coding sequence ATGGCCGTTCTTGATCTCCCCCGTCAGGCCGCTCCCCATCCGGTATCGTGGCGGCGGCTGCGCCCGGTTCTCGCCGGCCTGCGCGATTTCGCCATCGCGCTGGCGCTGCCGGCCGTGATCCTCATCCTCTGGGCGATCGGCTCCGCCTACCAGTTGGTGCCGCAGCAGATTCTGCCGCCGCCGGTCTACGTCTGGGAGAATTTCCGCGACATGCTGGCGAGCGGAGAGCTGCTCCAGCATGCCAGCATCAGCGCCGCACGCGTCGCCGGCGGCTTCGTGCTGGGTGCCAGCCTTGGCCTGCTCCTCGGCATCGCCATGGGCCTGTCGGAGAAGGTGGACGATTATGTGCGCCCGCTCTTCACCGCCATCGCGCAGGTACCGACGCTGGGCTGGATTCCGTTGCTGATGCTGTTCCTCGGTATTGGCGAGGCGCTGAAGATCGTCATCATCGCCAAGGCGGCCCTGGTGCCCATGGTGCTCAACACCTCCGCCGGCATTCGCGGCGTGTCCAAAGCCTATCTGGAGGTGGCGGACGTCTTCGCCTTCACCCGCTGGCAGAAGCTGCGCCGCCTCATTCTACCCGCCGCCGTGCCGCCCATCTTCACCGGCATCCGCTACAGCCTCACCAAGGCCTGGACGGCGCTGGTGGCGGTGGAGCTGCTCGCCTCCGCCGAGGGGCTCGGCTACCTACTGGTGTGGGGCCGGCAGATGTTCTGGCTGGATACGATGATCGTCGCCATGGTCATCATCGGCCTCGTGGGCTTTGCCATGGACAAGCTCCTCGCCCTCGTGGAAGCCCGGCTGCAAAGCTGGCGCATCGACGCCTGA
- a CDS encoding ABC transporter substrate-binding protein, whose product MATRFRIPFLPRWTALVALGCALLGMGAVAQAEPLVVRIGFASVGVDNRQFAGGSSVAVAHAEGYLEKAFKDDPDVRFEWYFFKGAGPAVNEAIANGQLDFAIQGDLPSVIGRANGLKTKILMASGAHAPTYLAVPEGSTLSTVKELKGKKVAIFRGTNNHLAVVKVLAANGLSERDLQVLNMDNATTNSALASKDIDGAFGNWPLISLHLANRAKIIYSTKGDDPAFERHSMVLVTEAFESAHPETVQKIITEFVRAARWSSEPANFDQVVAIWARSGTPEAVFRYDFADTDVRYRNSPIVDPFLVEQYRFQARQAKEFALVRRDVDVRGWFEPKYVDSAIKSLGLEGYWTRYDSKGKPLGS is encoded by the coding sequence ATGGCGACCCGCTTCCGCATCCCGTTCCTGCCCCGATGGACCGCACTGGTGGCGCTCGGCTGCGCCCTGCTCGGGATGGGTGCCGTGGCGCAGGCGGAGCCGCTGGTGGTGCGCATCGGCTTTGCTTCCGTGGGCGTCGACAATCGCCAGTTCGCCGGCGGCAGCTCGGTCGCCGTCGCCCATGCGGAGGGCTATCTGGAGAAAGCCTTCAAGGATGATCCGGATGTCCGCTTTGAATGGTATTTCTTCAAGGGCGCCGGCCCGGCGGTGAACGAGGCCATCGCCAATGGCCAGCTCGATTTCGCCATCCAGGGCGACCTGCCGTCGGTCATCGGCCGCGCCAATGGCCTCAAGACCAAGATCCTCATGGCTTCGGGCGCCCATGCGCCCACCTATCTGGCGGTGCCCGAGGGTTCGACGCTCTCGACCGTCAAGGAGCTGAAGGGGAAAAAAGTCGCCATCTTCCGCGGCACCAACAACCATCTGGCGGTGGTGAAGGTGCTGGCCGCCAACGGTCTGTCCGAGCGCGACCTGCAAGTGCTCAACATGGACAATGCCACCACCAATTCGGCCCTCGCCAGCAAGGACATCGACGGGGCCTTCGGCAACTGGCCGCTGATCTCGCTCCATCTCGCGAACCGGGCGAAGATCATCTACTCCACCAAGGGCGATGACCCCGCCTTCGAGCGCCATTCCATGGTGCTGGTGACGGAGGCGTTCGAGAGCGCGCATCCCGAGACGGTGCAGAAGATCATCACCGAATTCGTCCGTGCCGCCCGCTGGTCGTCCGAGCCTGCCAATTTCGATCAGGTGGTGGCCATCTGGGCCCGTTCCGGCACGCCGGAAGCCGTGTTCCGTTACGACTTCGCCGATACGGACGTGCGCTACCGCAATTCGCCCATCGTCGATCCCTTCCTTGTGGAACAGTACCGCTTCCAGGCCCGGCAGGCGAAGGAGTTCGCTCTCGTGCGGCGGGACGTGGACGTGCGCGGCTGGTTCGAGCCGAAATACGTGGATTCCGCGATCAAGTCCCTCGGTCTTGAGGGCTACTGGACCCGCTACGACTCCAAGGGCAAGCCGCTCGGTTCCTGA
- a CDS encoding ABC transporter substrate-binding protein gives MLARFVRAAFAALLLIGAALAAVPAGAAPLVIRVGYAGIGPGGSKFVPGLAGVISGGRYLEQAFADTPDVTVEWFFFKGAGPAVNEALASGQLDFAFIGDLPSLTARAGGLKTKILMATNARDNLYLVAPAASSISRLEDVKGKRVAQFRGTSTHLTTERVLTEAGIARADIQFFNMDDATALAAIASGDVGAAFGKAIFLTLVEQKLAKVVYTTKGDPSTVTSSHLLVREDFETAHPDLVGRVVTASVKAAAWASDEANRETLFELWAKSGTPIGVFRADYEGQRLDYRLSPLLDALLIETYRYKAAQVKQLGLVRRDVDLDGWFAPKYLHAALKELGLQNRWVRYGADGKPLGS, from the coding sequence ATGCTCGCCCGCTTCGTCCGCGCGGCCTTTGCCGCGCTCCTCCTCATCGGCGCTGCCCTCGCGGCGGTGCCGGCGGGTGCTGCGCCGCTGGTGATCCGCGTCGGCTATGCCGGCATCGGGCCCGGCGGCAGCAAATTCGTGCCAGGGCTGGCCGGCGTCATCAGCGGCGGGCGCTATCTGGAGCAGGCCTTTGCCGACACGCCGGACGTGACGGTGGAGTGGTTCTTCTTCAAGGGCGCGGGGCCGGCCGTGAACGAGGCCCTGGCCAGCGGCCAGCTCGATTTCGCCTTCATCGGCGATCTGCCCTCGCTCACCGCGCGGGCGGGCGGCCTGAAGACCAAGATCCTCATGGCCACGAATGCCCGCGACAATCTCTATCTGGTGGCCCCGGCCGCCTCGTCCATCTCCCGGCTTGAGGATGTGAAGGGCAAGAGGGTGGCGCAGTTTCGCGGCACCAGCACCCATCTCACCACGGAGCGGGTGCTCACCGAAGCCGGGATTGCCCGCGCCGACATCCAGTTCTTCAACATGGATGACGCGACTGCGCTGGCGGCCATTGCCTCGGGCGATGTGGGTGCGGCCTTCGGCAAGGCGATCTTCCTCACGCTGGTGGAGCAGAAGCTGGCCAAGGTAGTCTACACCACCAAAGGCGACCCGAGCACCGTGACCAGCAGCCATCTGCTGGTGCGTGAGGATTTCGAGACCGCCCATCCCGACCTCGTGGGCCGCGTGGTGACGGCGAGCGTCAAGGCGGCCGCCTGGGCCTCGGACGAAGCCAATCGCGAGACGCTGTTCGAGCTCTGGGCCAAGAGCGGCACGCCCATCGGCGTCTTCCGCGCCGATTATGAGGGCCAGCGGCTTGATTATCGCCTCTCGCCGCTGCTGGATGCCCTCCTGATCGAGACCTATCGCTACAAGGCTGCGCAGGTGAAGCAGCTCGGCCTCGTGCGCCGCGATGTGGATCTCGATGGCTGGTTCGCGCCGAAATATCTCCATGCCGCGCTGAAGGAGCTCGGCCTTCAGAACCGCTGGGTCCGCTATGGCGCGGACGGCAAGCCGCTCGGCTCCTGA